A region of the Nerophis lumbriciformis linkage group LG13, RoL_Nlum_v2.1, whole genome shotgun sequence genome:
tcattgtatttcgtttatatttacatctaacacaatttcccaactcatgtggaaatggggtttgtagactattgtaatggctgGCCTTCTCAAAAAGAAAATATCAGAAGTCTACAATTACTACTAAACTCAGCTGCACGCGCGTACTGACGAGGACCAGAtggcgggagcacattacaccagttttaaagtcgctgcattgGCTCCCTGTCTGCTTCAGGGTCAATTTTAAagttattagtttttaaatgtcctaaaggCGTTGCACcttcttatctatctgacctgcttttatCGAATCAACCCTCGCggatcctgaggtcctctggAACTCGCTTGGTCTTTTAGCTTTACTAGATATCAGAACAAAGACTCACAGTGAAGCGCCATTTAGCCACATTGGCCCTCACCTGTGGAGCAGCCTGCCAGAGATCAGGACTGCAGAGAGTGTTGACATTTTCAAAAAACACaactttttaatcaggctttttactgatcatcttaaactcttgtgtttttattattttattgtgttgttttctgaCTTAACTATTAATATTACTgctattattctctcaatgttgtgtttttattaacttattaatgtaatatttatattatttatattttacttacatatattttatcatatgttttGTACAAATTTTTTAGATGGCGTTAATTTTTGTTAATCTCCGGTGTGGATACCTCAAAGGTGGGGTTTTGCCCCCAAATCTCATTTTTACTTGCTCCCATGATAACCTGTCACCAGATAGGTTGTATCTGAAAAATAGCAAACAAATTTGGTGGACTACATCATTAAAGGAAAGTGTGAGGTATTTGTAGTAATGTCTGTGATTGTATTgtaaagctaattattattagCTTTACAATACAGCTCATCAAATACTTGTTTTCCCCACCATTTACAGCATCATAAGAGTCTCCTTCTCCGGCTTTTTTGAAGGTGGTAGAATGGAAGCACTATGGAAGTAGTATGagtatcacactactcagcctccctgggaaagtttacgccaaggtactggaaaggagggtccagccgatagtcgaacctcagaggagcaatgtggattccgtcctggtcttggaacaactgaccagctctttagTCTTGCGGTaatcctggagaaggcctgggagtatgcctatccagtctacatgtgctttgtgggtttgaagaaggcgtatgaccgggtccccTGGGAAATCCCGTGGGATGCGCTGAGAGAGTACGGGGTGAGgggaaccctgctgagggccatccaatctctgtacaaccaaagcgagcgttctgtccgggtgcttggatgtatgtcggatccgtttccagtagGGGTTGGTCTCCaccagggctgcgctctgtcacctatcctgtttgtgattttcatggacaggatttctaggcagagtcgtgaccatggcggagagggtatacgtctcggggggctaaaggttgcgtcactgctgtttgcagatgatgtggtcctgatggcaccttcggttcgtgactttcagctctcactggatcggttcgcagccggaatgaggatcagcatttcCAAATctaaggccatggttctcagcaggaaaccgatggtttgtacagttcAGGTAGAGAgcaagactctgtcccaggtggaggactttaagtatcttggggtcttgttcacgagtgagggaaagatggagaaggaaatcagccggagaataggagcagctggggcagtattgcagtctctctgccgcactgttgtgatgaaacgagagctgagccagaaggaaaagctctcggtctacctagctatctacattcctactctcacctatggtcatgaagtatgggtcatgaccgaaagaataagatcacggatacaagcggccaaaattagtttcctcagaagggtggctggcatctcccttagagatagggtgagaagttcagtcacccgagagagactcggagtagagccgctgctccttcgcttggaaaggagccagcttaggtggttcgggcatctcgtgcggatgcctcacgagcgtctccctagggaggtcctcgttgcacgtcctacTGGCATagttaccaaccttgagaccttcgaattcgggagattggtggtggtgggggggggggggtttgaggggggcagggttaaggggggaggagtatatttatagctagaattcactgaaatccaagtatttatatatatatatatatatatatatatgtatatatatatatatatatatatatatatatatatatatatatatatatatatatatatatatagtacatatagtAGCACAGTtattctactaactgtactgtacttgctgctgacttaaaaaaaaaataacacttacctttcaatatttgagtagcctttgttctgccatttgagtaccggcgagcgatctctgaatccggaaaCATATCCTTcagggatttgttgaaaacatccgcaaatgagaacgggatgttgcttgcagctatcagcatagccatctttgtctcggcatatgttacaccctcgggtctccatttagcaaggtggcccataatactgggctgtgacctgtgctgcgttgccgccgccttgtgcttctctgaccgttactacttgccgtagttttgaagcaatgcatgatgggaatctggatgttgtgtgtcagtgtattaacgtgccggctggaataaacacatgctgagaaatagctccgtgcctgcctactttatgggttatagataaacctatggataacggacacatatataatagtctccttttcaggtgagagagtatgctaaaggcagtgcctttaaggcacgcccccaatatcgttgtccggctggaaatcgggataaattcgggagaatggttgtcccgggagattttcgggagaggcactgaaattcgtgattctcccggaaaattcgggagggttggcaagtatgcctactgGAAGGAGACCCCGCAGCAGGCCAAGgatcagatggggggattacatctcctctctggcctggaaacgctttgggattccccaggaggaagttgctaatgttgctctggagagggaagtcttagGGTCTCTGttagagctgttgtccccgcgacccgattccgtaCAAGCGGTtgaagattgatggatggatagtatggaAGCTGAACGACAAACATGTACTTTAGTGTGAATGTCTGTCACTTCTTATTGTGTctataaatataatcattctcatAATTGTTATTCTCCTTTGCTTACATTCATTACACAAAACAGCTTCAGTGGTTTCAAACTTCAGCAAAGTTCTCTTGTCTGTCTTTGTGGCAACTACGTGAATAAGAATGAAAACTTGGTACCAAGAGTAAAAGAGCAATGGCCTCCTGACATCTCGCTGGTGGGCCTTACATGGGACAAGTTGGAACCCGTTGAGAATAGTCTGATGATTGCAACTGTCCAAAAGATTACAGACCGCCTCTTCAACTTGGAGGCCAATTGCAGGCAGTCTTCATCCTGTGGGTCATCCTTATCAGGTGGACGACTTCTCACTCTTCTCAGCATTGACTGCTCACAACAAGTTCCAGCAACATCACCGTGAAGACTTGGAGGAGCTTGTTGACATAACAGCAGCGCTTGGTGGAGGACTTAATGAGATCTACGGAGGGTGAACTATTCTTagacttgatttgaccattgttaTGCTCGGTGTCAGGGATGCtgatttcaatggaacatttataaCTCTTGGTGGCTTTGTAGAAATGGACAAGTATAGATATCTGTACTTTGTCATCTTGTTGACATTATATATTCTCATCCTCTGCACTAACTGCACCATTATATGTCTAATCTGGATCCACAGGAACCTTCATGAGCCTATGTACATTTTCATTGCTGCTTTGTCACTCAACTCTCTTTTGTTTGGCACTGCTCTCTACCCCAAACTTATTATTGATGTTTTATCTCAAAAACAGACGATTTCTCATTCTGCTTGTCTGTTTCAATATTTTCTTTATTACTCATTAGGTATTTCAGACTTCTTACTGTTGTCAGCCATGTCTTATGACAGGTATGTGTCTATCTGCAAACCTCTGCAGTATCCAACTATCATGGGAAAACAAGCTGTTATTGTGCTCTTGTCTTTGGCCTGGTTTCTACCTGCATGTGAGCTTGCAGTGGCAACTGTGGTTAGTTCTCAACAAAAACTCTGTGATTTTACAACAAAAGGAACTGTTTgtaacaacacattttttaagcttcactGTGTAAAATCAACATTTCTTAACATTTATGGTTTGTTTATCATGATAAATGCTGTTGTTTTTCCTGTGATGTTCATCCTTTTTACGTACATAAAGATATTCATAATAACTTATCACAGTTGTGTAGAAGTGAGGAAAAAAGCTGCAGAGACATGTTTACCTCACCTGATGGTTTTATTCATCTTACTTTGTTTAGTTTTATTTGATGTCATCATAGCTCGATTGGAATTAAATATTCCAAAAGGTGTACAGTTAATAATTACTTTACAAATACTTGTGTACAGTCCTCTGTTCAATCCAATCTTATATGGAGTGAAAATGAAGGAAATCTGGAAACACATCAAGAGATTGTTTTGTCTGGTAAACAAAGGTACATGATTTCACTTGTTAGAATCGAAGTCTTTATTTTTCTATGTAATCCTAAAACAATATAATTTACATTATCATATGGTGTTCACAAGATTCATATCTGGAAAAAGATAGCTGAGAACCATAGTGTCTGATATTTATCCTGAATTGTATTTTATTACTTAGTCTTTATACTGCATTtgcaaaattcttttttttttgcttctgtGTGCTTCTGTGTGTATTTGttataatgtgtatatactgtattatcTCTTTATTGAATTTATATCgccaaatattttttacatataccggtacttatatattatatttcaGTATGCAAATAAACCCTGTTTATATAATTCAGCACTTAATCAGCTACCTATATTTACTCATTCTCTATTTTTCCTTTCCTTTTAGAAAACggtaatattttatataaatgTAACTGCAAATCATTATTATGACATGGTATGGTGACATGTTTGTGTTTGAATTAGGGGAGTGACAGTACAAATGTAGAGTTCGGGCGCAAAAACAGATACATCAATTTTCATCCTGCTGATGTGGGTTGCAATTGAATTGTTCCTAACAACTAAAATGAAAGTCCtaatttgaaaaacaaaatgaAATGTTAGATTTGTACATTTTTTCCCAGCAATCACAGACCAGTCATATGGGGACAGCCTGGCCCTAAAGATGTGTAAAAACAGATACGTTTTTTTCCGAGGAATGCTTATTACATCACTGTAATGAATGTATTTCATCCAGACAAACACCTTTTTCGGTGGTCCCTGGACAGGGTGGTCTGGGGTTCACCTTGACAGCTGCATAACAAGACAACAACAAAGAATGTATCAACTACAATTAATTTTTCAGTCTTCCTCATCACTGCTCTCCATCAAGTACTGCCTGCCAAGGCTTCCTCATAGAGTCGCCTGTGTCGACCTTTCTGGCTCAAGGACCGCTCAGATTCACCAGGACGGCGTCTCTTTTTGTGCCCGTTAGGCAAGGAGACCACACACTCTCTGATTTCATAAAAGTGTTATCATGATCGATGCTTTTAATTTAGTTACAATCATGCCAAAACAGACACAAAACAAGCAAACACGGATGCTGACGTTAGATGAGGTCATCATATTTTGATGCACTGACTGGTCTGTTTGTGCCACAAAGAGAACGTGTCGCTTTTTGAACTGAAACGAAATATTCAGCACTGAAATGTGAAATATAAGACGTTTTTTGTACAATTTTTGATTTACCTCCTGGCAGACAATGGTGTAAACtagcgttgtcccgataccaatattttggtaccggtaccaaattatttcaatacttttcgttacttttcgatacttttctaaataaaggggaccacaaaaaaattacattattggctttaatttaacaaaaaatcttagggtacattctttctttctttagtttatttcgaacatgaacacacttacatcataatacatcacacaatttcatatcatttcattttacatcatgcccgaaaaggagtaggaagaagcaaagcttatttaatcctacccctttcccacttcaaagcgtttacaaatatatagaatcatttactgacctttttatataataaaataacatctatgaaatagtatacaacagttttgtaatatgtaattaattaattaattcagtcattattaacatactgagatgaagaatatcttattttcaataaggttgaaagtatttctcataattcttcttctttgtactctgtaagcactattattttgaacaacctcttaaactggatcatatcagtacaatttttgacTTCTTTACATCCattacataatttaattccacatactgatatgctaaaagttctaagtgttgtacgtgcatataaatgttttaaattattttttcctctaaggttatatttctcctctttagttgagaagaattgttgtacattctttagtagcaggttatagtttgctttgtacatcattttagctgtttgcaattttaccaaatcatcgaactttaatatttttgacttaataaataaagggtttgtatgttgtctatatccaacattatgtattattctaactgatcttttttgtaacacggttagtgaatgtagcgcacatttgtagttatttccccatatttctgcacaataactcagatatggtaacactagcaagcagtagagaatatgtagtgatttttggcccaggacatattttgctttattcattattgaaatgttttttgccaccttatgttgtatgttttgtatatgagatttccagttcatttgatcatctattaatactcccaaaaatctagtttcttttacacTTTCtttgtctactccgtctatttgtatttgtgtatgatgctcttttctactattaccaaatagcattattttagttttactgagattcaaagatagtctgtttttgtcaaaccatctttttaatttgttcatttcttctgttattatttgtattatcttctgtgtgctctctcctgaacagaaagcagttgtgtcatccgcaaataaaaccaactttaagtccttcgtaaccttacaaatgtcgtttatataaagattgaacaatcttggtcccagtattgatccctggggtacaccacaggatatatctagccatgttgacatattttcacccatcttcacatattgcttcctgttaaacatatgttttttattgcaagtttgttcttaaataaaatagtgatcaAACAAGACAACGTGTTAAGTACGACAGGGAGGAATGAGACGGCACTACAGCAGGAGGTCTAGCTCAACGGGTTTTATTGAGCTTTTGATGGATACgtagggtgtgtatgctactatgtgtgtgcatgcaagTCTAAGTGTAGATTTTAACCATATAGGATTCACcggaggagcaaaatccaagttgcttgaaatccagtgtgaagttcccacagtcaggaATGGTTTGGGGAGctatgtcagctgctggtgttggtccactgtgttttatcaagtccagagtcaatgcagctgtgtaccaagagattttagagcactacatgcttccatctgttgaaagctctatggagataatGATTTCATTTTTCAGCATGATTCAGCAGTgccaaaccaccagtaactggtgtactgattatggcattactgtcctcgattggcctgccaactcccctgacctgaaccccatagataatttgtggggtattgtgaagaagaacctgaaagacaccagacccaataatgcaaatgagctaaaagctgctattgaagcatcctgggcatccataacacctcagcaatgccacaggctgattgcccccatgccacaccgcattggtgcagtaatccgtgcaaaaggattcccaaccaagtactgagtgcattaattgacattttcaaatgtttgattttgttttgctgtaataaatctttattttttacttggtctgaggaaatattctaattttttgagatgggatttttgagttttcttaagctgtatgccataatcagcaatattaaaataataaaaggcttgcaatatttcagttgatgtgtaatgaatccagaatgtatgacatttccatgtttttagttgcattacagaaaagaaaggactttatcacaatactctaattttctgagacagtcctgtatatgtatatgttgtctgtctatctgtgttggccctgtgatgaggtggtgacttgtccagggtgaacccgcctaggtagaaaatgaatggacatatatatatatatatatatatatatatatatatatatatatatatatatatatatatatatatatatatatatatatatagtggcatGCTGTaaggggaggcaagtgaggcagtgcctcaccttgccatCAGGTGGCTTAACCATGACATgttcaaaaacaaagtaataaaataaaataagtttgaaTATTTCTAttttggtctatgctttctatgtgattttggtgtggttcctgtatattttgatcattttcatggtcaaaatcgcggaaattccgtgtttcctgatCAAAATAACAAGCAGacgagaagtgaggcagacacaggtggtgcctccacggCTACACACACAGTGCATTGAGCGTGTGCGTGCGAGGGGGCACGTGTATGTTCCGGGGAAAAGGCAGGCtatgaggcagcaagtacctctgcctcaaagtagggggcgatatattgtcaACTTACAGTTCAATGCCTCtgcagtactctgactcgccacactgggTGCGCTGAAGCTCACAGACGCATGTCTCTCCAGCGGAagccagccttttttttttttttttttacggtatttataacaaacatggcatttttattagagtaagccagcatttgtgggtgtttttttgtcagatgcaaaaatattgtttaattgcttggaatgaaattgaattaattgaatgtgtctgccaatatggaggattatatacggtatccaagattaaatacttctctgaactggactttaagacaaaGTGAATGTGATCACACAAAGTACGTTTTCATGGAagatagctattgctgcttcagatacaaatacagaaaggtaagatacactcacaatacttattttgttaaaagcaaatgcgaccaaaaaagtatttaaaaacaattttgtcaaatactttttggacacatttatcatatcataatatcattatgatattatgaaaaaatataaaaaaatattttaaaaaataaaaataataataataaataaataaataaataaataaataaataaataaataaataaataaataaataaaaataaataaataataaaaaaataaaaaaataaaaaaataaaaaaataaaaaaaataaagaaaatacaaataaaataataaataataataataataataataaaaataaaataaaaataaataaatttaaaaaataaataataataataataaaaaaaataaaaaattataaataaataataataataaataaataaatatttaaaaaaagatatatatatatatatatatatatatatatatatatatatatatatatatatatatatataaaaaggaagtctaataaTGTTTTATGAAAGCGAATAACTCCCTTATTTTTCCTTatgtgcaacctaaatcaacaatgattagagctgcacatatgaatttaagtaaaaaagaaaaaaaaagaagaaacaaaactccaaaagtatctatgcctcacctggtgtttagttcaccgcacgtcactgatatatgtttatgtatacatACGCGTGTGTTAGCTGCGAACCACACTTGCAAAAGTGTCACGACATAGAAATGTTGTTTTCGAATAAaatgatgcaaaaaaaacaaaacaatgaagacgtttgagtgttttctctcattgttgttttattttgaagtcaaa
Encoded here:
- the LOC133613968 gene encoding olfactory receptor 10K1-like; protein product: MRISISKSKAMVLSRKPMVDDFSLFSALTAHNKFQQHHREDLEELVDITAALGGGLNEIYGGDADFNGTFITLGGFVEMDKYRYLYFVILLTLYILILCTNCTIICLIWIHRNLHEPMYIFIAALSLNSLLFGTALYPKLIIDVLSQKQTISHSACLFQYFLYYSLGISDFLLLSAMSYDRYVSICKPLQYPTIMGKQAVIVLLSLAWFLPACELAVATVVSSQQKLCDFTTKGTVCNNTFFKLHCVKSTFLNIYGLFIMINAVVFPVMFILFTYIKIFIITYHSCVEVRKKAAETCLPHLMVLFILLCLVLFDVIIARLELNIPKGVQLIITLQILVYSPLFNPILYGVKMKEIWKHIKRLFCLVNKGT